In Armatimonadota bacterium, the sequence ATCCATCCTTTGAACAAGCAGGATCTGGGCCGGCGCCTTGCGCTGAACGCGCTGGCGAAGGACTACGGCAAGAAAGTCGAGTACAGCGGGCCCGACTACCAATCGATGAAGGTCGAGAGCGGCAAGATCCGTCTGACGTTCACGCATATCGGCGGCGGCCTGGTTGCAAAGGGCGGCAAGCTCACCGGTTTCGCCATCGCGGGCGTGGACCGCAAGTTCGTGTGGGCAGACGTCGTGATAGACGGGGAGAGTGTGGTTGTATCGTCATCTGGTGTTCCTGAACCGGTTGCGGTCCGATACGCCTGGGCGAGCAATCCCGTCTGCAACCTGTACAACAAGGGCGGTTTGCCCGCCTCACCGTTCCGCACCGACGATTGGCCGGGCATCACACAGCCGAAGTGAGCCTCGGAGTTAGGGTTCCTTCGGTCTCAGAACTATAATGAGTGTGCGGGCCATCCGGCCCGCACACTTTTGGATCACATTTGGAGCCCACTATGGTCAAGAACACGGTCAAACGCGACGAGAAGCGCGTGATCATCTACTACACCTTCGTCGATGAACAGCCCACTCAGCCCTCAGCCCTCAGCCCTGATACCGGGAGCGAAGCGACCCATGAGTGAACTCCGCTGGAACCCAACCCTCGAAACGTGGACCATCACGGCCACGCACCGCCAGGACCGCACGTTCCTGCCCCCCGCCGATTTCTGCCCTTTGTGCCCTACGAAGCCGGGCGCGTCGGAAGAGTATCAGACGGACGTACCGGCGCCGGAATACGACATCGCCGTTCTGCAAAACAAGTTCCCGTCGCTGCAGACGCCCGCCGCCGAACCCGCGGTTGAAGGCTCCGACCTCTATCCGGTCAGGCCCAGCGACGGCGTGTGTGAGGTCGTTCTGTATACGCAGCAGCACGACGCCACTCTGGCGTCGCAACCCGTGGAACGAATCGAGAAGCTGATCCGCGTGTGGCAGGAGCGCTATACGGACCTCGGTTCACGCCCGTACGTCGATTACGTGTTCATCTTCGAGAACAAGGGCAAGGTCATCGGTGTAACGATCGACCACCCCCACGGGCAGATTTACGCCTATCCGTACGTGCCGCCGGTGGCGAAAACCGAGATCGAGGCGTCGCGCAAGCACGTCGAGAAGACCGGCCGCCGGTTGTGGGACGATATCATCGCCGAAGAGCTCAGGGACGGCCGCCGCATCGTCGCCTCGAATGACACCTGGCTCGCACTGATCCCGTTCTACGCGCGATACCCGTATGAGGTGCACATTATGCCGCGGCGCCCCGTCAGCAAGATGACGGATTTCACGGACGCCGAGCGCTGGGGAATGGCCGAGATTCTCAAAGTTGTCCTTCAGAAACTGGATAACCTGTTCGGGTTCAGCATGCCGTACATGATGGTGATGCATCAGGCGCCTACGGACGGCGGGGACTACGACCATTACCGCTTCCACATCGAGTTTTATGTTCCGCACCGCACGGCAACCAAACTGAAATATCTGGCCGGCAGCGAATCCGGCGCCGGCGTGTTCATCAACGACACGCTGCCGGAGGAGAAGGCGGAGGAGCTTCGGGATACAGAACCATATCTACTGGGCTGAGGGGTCAGGATTGAGGGCCGAGGGCGCGTTTGCCGCTCTCAGCCCTTTCCCCTCAGCCCCCAGCCCGCTGAAAGGCACTTACTTTGGCACTGAAAGTTGGCATTATCGGCACCGGCGGAATAGCCGGTGTGCACTATCCTGGTTGGAAAGACAGCCCCCACACGGAACTGTTCGCCCTGGCGGACCCCTCCACACCCGCCCTTGAAAAGGCAGGCGCCGCCCAGGGTATCGACCTCATGTACGAAGACCCCTACGACCTGATCGGCAATCCGGAAATCGATATCGTGGATATCTGCACGCCGAACGCGTATCACACACCGCTCGCCGTGGCCGCTCTAAACGCCGGCAAGCACGTCATCTGCGAGAAGCCGCTGGCCCCCACGCCGGACGATATCCGCAAGATGATCGCCGCGCGCGACGCCAGCGGGAAGATGCTGATGACGGCCCAGCATATGCGCTTTCAGGGCACGTCGGTAGCCCTGAAAGCCGAAATCGACTCCGGCACATTGGGGAATATCTATCACGCGCGCAGCTGGATGCTGCGGCGCGCCGCCTGCCCGGTGAGGCCCGGTTTCATCATCAAGGAACACAGCGGCGGCGGCCCATGCATCGATATCGGCGTCCACATCCTTGACCTCACGCTCTGGATGATGGGACACCCCAAACCGGTCAGCGTGAGCGGAGTGACACAAACCAAGCTGGCGCGCCAGCCGGGCGCGTTCAGCATCTGGGGTGGCGCCATACCGGAAACTTTCGACGTGGAGGATTTCGCATCCGCGTTCGTCCGGTTCGAAAATGGAGCCACGCTCATCCTGGAAGTGAGCTGGATGCTGCATCACAAAGCCCCCAACGGCACGGAGGACACGCGCATGTGGCTTTACGGCGACAAAGGCGGCAGCACTTGGCCGGACAACGAGTTACTGCACACCAACAACGCGGCGCAGCAGATGACGAACACGCAGCTCACGCAGGCCGAGGGCGGGTCTCCGCACGCCAAGGAGTGCATGGCGTTTGCCGACGCCATTGTGAATGGCAAGCCGTCCCCCGTGCCGGCAGAACAAAGCATGGACGTGATGGCGATTCTGGATGGCCTGTACCGTAGTTCCGCCGACGGGCGAGAGATCCGGATCGGATGAGGCGGGAAAACCACAAGGGAGAAAGTCACATGAAAACGAAGAGCCTGATGTACCCCCTCGGCGGCGTCATCGCCGCGTGCCTTGTCGCACCTGTTTGGGCGCAGGAACCTGTTCAGCTGGACTCGCTGTCGCTGGACAAAATGACCACCGGCTATGGAACCGTGCGCGCCGGACGATCCATCGACAACAATCCGCTGACGTTGGCCGGCAAAGTGTACGAACACGGTATCGGCACGCACGCCTACAGCCAGATGCGCGTGATGCTGAACGGCAAAGCCGCGCGATTCAAAGCCGTCGTCGGCGTCGATGACGAGAAAACGGGCCAGGGATCGGTTGTGTTCGAGGTCCGCAAAAACGGCAAAGTGGCGACGAGAACGCCCATCCTTCGCGGAGGAGCGGCGCCAAAGACCCTGGACGTTGACCTGTCCGGCGCCAGGACGATGGACCTCATCGTCGAAGACGCTGGAGACGGCATCGACTCCGATCACGCGGATTGGGCGGACGCCGTCATCGTGCCCGCGCCGGGCGCCGCCGCCGCCTTCCAGGCTGTGAGCCTGCCGCCGCCGCCGAAAATGAAGCCGCCGAAACTCCCACTGGGTGACGGGCCGGCGCCGGCCATCCACGGCCCGCGCGTCACCGGTTCCACCCCGGGGTATCCGTTCCTGTTCCTCATCCCTGCCACCGGCAAGGGCCCGCTCACCTACTCCGCCAAAGGCCTGCCCGCGGGCCTCACATTGAACGGCAAAACCGGAATCATCACCGGCTCCCTAAAAAGCGAAGGGACCACCAAAGTCACCCTGACTGTGAAGGGCCCGAGAGGCTCGGCCACGCGCGCATTGACGATCATCGGCGGTGCGCACAAACTGGCGCAAACGCCCCCCATGGGCTGGAACTCCTGGAACGTCTGGGCCGGCGCGATTGATGACGCGAAGGTCCGCGCCGCCGCGGACGCCATGGTGAAGACCGGCCTTGCGGCGCACGGATTCCAGTACATCAATATCGATGACTGCTGGCACGCCGGCCGCGACGCCGAAGGCAACATACAGTCGAACTCGAGGTTCCCGGACATGAAGGCGCTGTCCGACTACGTTCACTCCAAGGGCCTGAAACTGGGCATCTACAGTTCGCCGGGCCCCCAGACCTGCGCGGGATTCATGGGAAGCTACCAGCACGAACAGCAGGACGCGAACACGTATGCGAAATGGGGAATCGACTACCTGAAGTATGACTGGTGCTCCTACGGAGGCATCGCTCCCCGGAATCCCTCGCTTGCCGACATGCAGAAGCCGTACCAGGTGATGCAGGCCGCGCTGAACAACGCCCCTCGCGACATCGTGTACAGCCTGTGCCAGTACGGCATGGGAAACGTGTGGGAGTGGGGCGCCCAGGTGGACGCCAACTGCTGGCGAACCACCGGCGACATCAATGACAGTTGGTCCAGCCTGTCCAGCATCGGTTTCAGCCAGGACGGACACGAGAAATTCGCCGGTCCGGGACACTGGAACGACCCGGATATGCTGGTGGTCGGCAAAGTCGGCTGGGGCCCAACCCTCCACGCGTCCCGCCTCTCGCCAAACGAACAGATCCTGCACATCAGCATGTGGTGCCTGTTGTCATCGCCGTTGTTGATCGGGTGCGATATGACGCAGATGGACAATTTCACCCTCAGCCTTCTGACAAACGACGAAGTGCTGGACGTGAATCAGGATCCGCTGGGCAAGCCCGCCGGCCGCAAATCGAAGGACGCGGACGCCGAGGTGTGGGCCCGCCCGCTGATCGACGGCTCGAAGGCCGTTGGCTTGTTCAACCGCGGGAGTGAGACAATGAAGGTAACCGCCCGCTGGAGTGATCTTGGGATCAGCGGCGCAATGAGTGTGCGCAACCTGTGGCTGCACAAGGATCTGGGCGTCCATAAGAGTGCGTTCACCACGGAGGTGCCCCCGCACGGCTGCGTGCTGGTGAAGATAAGCAAGGCCAAATAGCGAAACGAGAGGATGGGGAAACGCGGGATTCCACGCCCCCGTTTCCCCGTTTTTCGTTTCCATCTGTGACTGCATGAAATACACTTCCGAATACCGTAACGAGGCGGAAGCGCAGCGCTACGCGCAGGCGCTGGCCCACATCACCACCAGGCCGTGGACGCTCATGGAAGTCTGTGGCGGGCAAACGCACGCCATAGTGAAATTCGGCCTGGACTCACTTCTGCCTGACGGCATCACGCTGGTTCATGGCCCGGGCTGCCCTGTGTGTGTCACCCCGCTGGAAGTCATCGACAAGGCTATCCATCTGGCGCGCCGCCCGGATGTCATCTTCTGCTCCTTTGGCGATATGCTCCGCGTTCCCGGCTCGGACACCGACCTGCTGTCCATCAAGGCATCCGGCGGCGACGTCCGGATCGTGTACTCGCCGGTCGATGCCGTCAAGGTCGCGCAAGACAATCCAGAGAAGCAGGTTGTCTTCTTCGCGGTAGGCTTCGAGACGACGGCTCCCGCGACGGCCATGGCCGTGCATCAGGCGAAAGCGCAGGGTGTGGACAACTTCTCGATGCTTGTTTCGCACGTTCTAGTTCCGCCGGCGATGGAGGCGATCCTTTCTTCTCCGGAACGGCGCGTCCAGGGATTTCTTGCCGCCGGTCACGTCTGCACGGTGATGGGGGTCAAGCAATACGAACCGATCGCCGCCCGGTACAACGTGCCGATCGTGGTTACGGGATTTGAGCCGCTCGACATCCTCCAGGGCATCACGATGTGCGTAAAGCAGCTCGAAGAAGGGCGGGCGGTCGTCGAGAACCAGTACGCCCGCTCGGTCCGGCTCGACGGAAACGAGCCGGCCATGCGCCTGATCGAGACCGTTTTCGAGATTGCGCCACAGAAGTGGCGCGGCATCGGCGCGATACCCCAGAGCGGGCTGGCCCTTCGCGAAGCGTACTCCCGGCACGATGCGAATCGCCGCTTCGGCCTCGAAGGGATGACCGCCGATGAACCGGCGGAATGTCTCAGCGGCCAGGTCTTGCAGGGGATAATCAAGCCGCACGAATGCCCCGCATTCGGCGCTAAATGCACACCCGAGCGCCCGCTGGGAGCGCCGATGGTGTCGTCCGAAGGCGCCTGTGCGGCTTACTACCGTTACAGGGGACACGGTTTGTAGGCGCCTTGCTCTCGCTCCCTCGCTCGAACGGCTTCCCTGATCAACGCGGCGAATGCATCGCCCCTTCCGGATGTGGACAAACCTGTGGATAAACCTGTGGATTTCACTCTCTCATGCCCGATCCCCATCGAGCGCTACCCCCATGTGCTGATGGCCCATGGCGGTGGTGGACGCCTGATGCACGACCTCATCGAGAAGATGATCGTGCCGGGATTTGAGGGCCTGCCGGACGCGCGCCGGCACGATTCGGCGGTGTTGGCCACCGGGTCCGATCGCATCGCGTTCACAACCGATTCCTACGTCGTCCGCCCCCTGTTCTTCCCCGGCGGAGACATCGGCAGCATGGCCGTTCATGGCACGGTGAACGACCTGGCTATGTCCGCAGCGCGTCCCGTTGCGCTCAGCGCTGCGTTCATCCTGGAGGAAGGGCTTCCGATGGAGACGCTGTGGGAGATCGTGCGCTCCATGCAGGCGGCCGCCGCCGCGGTGGGAGTAAAGATTGTAACCGGTGACACGAAGGTCGTTGACCGCGGCAAAGGCGACGGCATTTTCATCAATACCGCCGGCATCGGCGTGCCGCTGACCGCGGCCGAGATCTCTCCCCGGATGGTGGCCCCGGGCGATGTGGTGATCGTCAGCGGCGACATCGGGCGGCACGGCATGGCCATCATGGCCGCGCGCGAGGGACTGGAGTTGGAAAGCGCCATCGACAGCGATTCGGCGCCTGTGAACAACGTTGTGGAAAACCTCGTTGCCGCCGGCGTCGAGATCCACTGCCTGCGTGACCTGACGCGCGGCGGCCTGGCGAGCGCCATGAACGAGATCGCGGGCGCCGCCGGATGCTGTATCGCGTTGGACGAGGCGGGCATACCGGTCCGCGAGGATGTCCGGGCCGCGTGCGAAATCCTCGGGTTCGACCCTCTCTACGTCGCCTGCGAAGGCCGCTTTGCCGCCTTCGTCCCGGAGAGCGACTCCCAGCGTGCCCTTGAGGTGATGCGCGCCGTCCCGGTTTCGTCGAATGCGGCAGTCGCCGGAAGGGTCTCGGAAGCGCCGGCGCGCACCGTCACACTGCGGACATCCGTCGGAACCACGCGCATCGTCGACATGCTCAGCGGCGAACAACTGCCCCGAATTTGCTGATAAAATCGTCAGGTTTGCCTTTTTGCTCATCAATGGTAAAATATTGATAAGCCAGATTGGCGAAGCACTGAGCGGCGCCCCCTCGAGGGCCGGATGCCGCGAGAAGGACAGACGATGTACATCAGTTATGAAGGTGACGACGACTGCGATTCCGTGCGCACGCGCGGGCAGGACATCCGCGACCTGCTGCGACGTGCCGCTCGGTCTGTTGACCGCATCCAGGACGAATCGGCCCGGGACGCTGTGTCCGAACTCGTTGATGCACTGCGCGTGGTAACGAATATCCTTTACGATCTCAGCGAACCCCCCTCCAGGCGCTTGGAGGAACTGCGATCCCACGCGGCCCCCTACTCTCTCAGCTAGCGCTTTGAATGCTTCCGGTAGAGCGCCTGCGTGTGGCCGCTCTGCGCGGCCCGGGCTATAATCTGCCTGGAGGCCACGTATGAGCGCAAAGGAAGAACTGGCGGATCGACGTATTCGCGAATGGTTTCTGCGTGAACAGGCGCAAAGACAGAGTCGCAGCCATACACATCGCCCCGGCATCCCCCATATGATCACCATTTCGCGCCAGTACGGAGCGGGCGGTCACACCGTCGCCGAAGCCCTGGTGACACGTCTGGGGAAACCGTGGGAAATCTGGGATCGCAGCATCATCGAGAAAATGGCCGAAAGCGCGAACGTCCAGAAAGAGATGGTGCTTGCGCTCGATGAACACGCGCGAACGTGGGTGGACGAAACCATCCACTTTGCGATGGGGCTCGGCGTCATGGAACAGGCCACCTTCCGGAAGCACCTTGCCCTCGTGCTGGCTTCTCTCGCCCAGCAGGGCCACATCATCACGATAGGCCGCGGAGCCAACTTTATCCTCCCCGAGGCGCTCAATGTGCGCCTGATGGCCAATCTCGAGACGAGGTCGAAGACCATCATGCAACTCGAAGGCATCGACCATGCCCACGCCCTCAAGCGCATCCAGCAGGTGGACAGGGAGCGGGCAGACTACACCCGCCGCTGCTTCGACCGCGATATCAACGACCCCACCGCGTACGACATGGTGCTCTCCACCGGCAAACTGGGGATCGAGACCACCGTGGAAGCGATCGCCGTCGTCGCCACGCTCCGGTTCAAGTAGGGCCGACGCGCCGGTTGGATCGCCGCGGCGCCTGGAGCTACGGAGTCAGCGGCCAGATCGCGTCGTCATCCATCGGGTCGCCGGGTTTCATCAGCATGATCTTGGAGACGATGTGTTCCTGACCGTTGAAGCGCGTCCCGTCCGCCATGTAGTGAACGATCATCGCGCGGCGTCGCCTCTCGGTCACGTTTGCAGTTGCCCCATGGAAGGTGAGCGAGTGGTGAAACACGACGCTTCCGGCGGGGACAGGAGCCGATACCGGCACACACTCCGCGGCGTGTTCCGGCGCCACTTCCGCAACGCCCTGCGGTGATGAGAAGTCCACGCCGGGCAGCCGGCCCCACGTCTGCGAACCCGGTATGTACTGCATACACGAATTGCGCTCGTCAACGTCGTCCAGCGCCGTCCAGGCGGTGAGTGCGGTGTCCTCGATCATCGGCCAGTACGGAAGATCCTGATGAAACGGCGTAGGCAGGCTGTTCGGCTCCTTAACCAGCGTCTGGTCGTGCCAGATGCGCACGGCTCCGGCCTCCAGCAGTTGCCGCGCGCACGCCGCAAGCTTCGGTGAGAATGTGTGCCGGCGGATGCCTTCATGCACCTGCCAGAGATTGACCTTTTGCAGGAAAACCGCGTCGTAAGCAGGATTGGCGCCCACGTTGTCGTGCTCGTAAGAATAGTGCTTCGCGTAGGCGTCATCGACCGCGGCGGAGATGTCCGCCAGTTCCGCCGGTGTGAGGAAATTCTCAACAACCACGTACCCGTTTGTACGATAGAAGCCCAGTGCCTCAATACTGAGTGGTCCGGAAGCGTCCGCCATGCTGATATCCTCTCGAATCCACGGGATGTGGATAATGCTGTGGAACGGCCTGTGGGCAGACTGGGGACAGGGATGTGGAAACGGAATCATGGGGTAACCACCCCTTTGTGCCCTCCAAGTTTCCACACCTCCATCGGTACTCACCCAAACGCGCACCAGGCCACTATCAGCACGCCTGATCCCGGTTTTCCCCAGTTTCCCCATCCTCACTAACACTACTGTCATATAGATAGGGTTCCGGATGATTTCCCGAGGCTGGGCGAACCCGGGGACTCAGGCCGTTTCGTCCAGGCATTCGGACAGAATATCCAGGGCTGTGTCCACTTCCCCCTTGGAGACGACGAGAGGGGGACAGAACCGGATGGCGTTCCGGCCGCAACCCAGCAGGAGCAGGCCCTTGCTGAAGGCGGCGTGAACGATGCGATCCCGACGTTCCGCGTTTCGCCCAGGGAAGAGCTCTCGCGCCAGCGGCGGCGCGGCCGATGGTACGGGTGCGCGGTCTGCGGAGGATGGAGCGTCAATCAGCTCTATCGCGGCCATCAGCCCCTGCCCGCGGACGTCGCCTATGCAGGGGTGGCGCTGCTGCACGTCCCTCAGCCGGCCGATCAGGTGTTCGCCCACCGTGGC encodes:
- the galT gene encoding galactose-1-phosphate uridylyltransferase, whose amino-acid sequence is MSELRWNPTLETWTITATHRQDRTFLPPADFCPLCPTKPGASEEYQTDVPAPEYDIAVLQNKFPSLQTPAAEPAVEGSDLYPVRPSDGVCEVVLYTQQHDATLASQPVERIEKLIRVWQERYTDLGSRPYVDYVFIFENKGKVIGVTIDHPHGQIYAYPYVPPVAKTEIEASRKHVEKTGRRLWDDIIAEELRDGRRIVASNDTWLALIPFYARYPYEVHIMPRRPVSKMTDFTDAERWGMAEILKVVLQKLDNLFGFSMPYMMVMHQAPTDGGDYDHYRFHIEFYVPHRTATKLKYLAGSESGAGVFINDTLPEEKAEELRDTEPYLLG
- a CDS encoding Gfo/Idh/MocA family oxidoreductase yields the protein MALKVGIIGTGGIAGVHYPGWKDSPHTELFALADPSTPALEKAGAAQGIDLMYEDPYDLIGNPEIDIVDICTPNAYHTPLAVAALNAGKHVICEKPLAPTPDDIRKMIAARDASGKMLMTAQHMRFQGTSVALKAEIDSGTLGNIYHARSWMLRRAACPVRPGFIIKEHSGGGPCIDIGVHILDLTLWMMGHPKPVSVSGVTQTKLARQPGAFSIWGGAIPETFDVEDFASAFVRFENGATLILEVSWMLHHKAPNGTEDTRMWLYGDKGGSTWPDNELLHTNNAAQQMTNTQLTQAEGGSPHAKECMAFADAIVNGKPSPVPAEQSMDVMAILDGLYRSSADGREIRIG
- a CDS encoding NPCBM/NEW2 domain-containing protein, with product MKTKSLMYPLGGVIAACLVAPVWAQEPVQLDSLSLDKMTTGYGTVRAGRSIDNNPLTLAGKVYEHGIGTHAYSQMRVMLNGKAARFKAVVGVDDEKTGQGSVVFEVRKNGKVATRTPILRGGAAPKTLDVDLSGARTMDLIVEDAGDGIDSDHADWADAVIVPAPGAAAAFQAVSLPPPPKMKPPKLPLGDGPAPAIHGPRVTGSTPGYPFLFLIPATGKGPLTYSAKGLPAGLTLNGKTGIITGSLKSEGTTKVTLTVKGPRGSATRALTIIGGAHKLAQTPPMGWNSWNVWAGAIDDAKVRAAADAMVKTGLAAHGFQYINIDDCWHAGRDAEGNIQSNSRFPDMKALSDYVHSKGLKLGIYSSPGPQTCAGFMGSYQHEQQDANTYAKWGIDYLKYDWCSYGGIAPRNPSLADMQKPYQVMQAALNNAPRDIVYSLCQYGMGNVWEWGAQVDANCWRTTGDINDSWSSLSSIGFSQDGHEKFAGPGHWNDPDMLVVGKVGWGPTLHASRLSPNEQILHISMWCLLSSPLLIGCDMTQMDNFTLSLLTNDEVLDVNQDPLGKPAGRKSKDADAEVWARPLIDGSKAVGLFNRGSETMKVTARWSDLGISGAMSVRNLWLHKDLGVHKSAFTTEVPPHGCVLVKISKAK
- the hypD gene encoding hydrogenase formation protein HypD: MKYTSEYRNEAEAQRYAQALAHITTRPWTLMEVCGGQTHAIVKFGLDSLLPDGITLVHGPGCPVCVTPLEVIDKAIHLARRPDVIFCSFGDMLRVPGSDTDLLSIKASGGDVRIVYSPVDAVKVAQDNPEKQVVFFAVGFETTAPATAMAVHQAKAQGVDNFSMLVSHVLVPPAMEAILSSPERRVQGFLAAGHVCTVMGVKQYEPIAARYNVPIVVTGFEPLDILQGITMCVKQLEEGRAVVENQYARSVRLDGNEPAMRLIETVFEIAPQKWRGIGAIPQSGLALREAYSRHDANRRFGLEGMTADEPAECLSGQVLQGIIKPHECPAFGAKCTPERPLGAPMVSSEGACAAYYRYRGHGL
- the hypE gene encoding hydrogenase expression/formation protein HypE; amino-acid sequence: MDKPVDFTLSCPIPIERYPHVLMAHGGGGRLMHDLIEKMIVPGFEGLPDARRHDSAVLATGSDRIAFTTDSYVVRPLFFPGGDIGSMAVHGTVNDLAMSAARPVALSAAFILEEGLPMETLWEIVRSMQAAAAAVGVKIVTGDTKVVDRGKGDGIFINTAGIGVPLTAAEISPRMVAPGDVVIVSGDIGRHGMAIMAAREGLELESAIDSDSAPVNNVVENLVAAGVEIHCLRDLTRGGLASAMNEIAGAAGCCIALDEAGIPVREDVRAACEILGFDPLYVACEGRFAAFVPESDSQRALEVMRAVPVSSNAAVAGRVSEAPARTVTLRTSVGTTRIVDMLSGEQLPRIC
- a CDS encoding cytidylate kinase-like family protein, which translates into the protein MSAKEELADRRIREWFLREQAQRQSRSHTHRPGIPHMITISRQYGAGGHTVAEALVTRLGKPWEIWDRSIIEKMAESANVQKEMVLALDEHARTWVDETIHFAMGLGVMEQATFRKHLALVLASLAQQGHIITIGRGANFILPEALNVRLMANLETRSKTIMQLEGIDHAHALKRIQQVDRERADYTRRCFDRDINDPTAYDMVLSTGKLGIETTVEAIAVVATLRFK
- a CDS encoding phytanoyl-CoA dioxygenase family protein, whose product is MADASGPLSIEALGFYRTNGYVVVENFLTPAELADISAAVDDAYAKHYSYEHDNVGANPAYDAVFLQKVNLWQVHEGIRRHTFSPKLAACARQLLEAGAVRIWHDQTLVKEPNSLPTPFHQDLPYWPMIEDTALTAWTALDDVDERNSCMQYIPGSQTWGRLPGVDFSSPQGVAEVAPEHAAECVPVSAPVPAGSVVFHHSLTFHGATANVTERRRRAMIVHYMADGTRFNGQEHIVSKIMLMKPGDPMDDDAIWPLTP